One Gimesia aquarii DNA segment encodes these proteins:
- a CDS encoding alpha/beta hydrolase family protein: MKLAQILVVINIAIPSLANAQSEPAKPKYFNQNVADSNPLRTEQARELDEYIQTIAADRSRFHQLFQPDYSTTQAFEKSAAPLRSAFCESIGYPPPGKRPTKAATFQQIGEDSIGTYYRAMFPILPGVHSEGIYIVPKSAKGKTPLIISMHGGGGSPEVALFNGGANYNDMVRGAVKHGYLVYAPQHLFRADGYPKEIRRQIDDRMRLVGTSITAVEIAKITYALDELIQRPEVDSNRIGMVGLSYGGYYAQVTPAIDTRIKVSVSSCYFGVQEGRYVQNELSVPTDFRFMNRMTLFNDADLVALICPRAHQIQAGSKDKASHREMGKSIEPRSAAYYKKLKLQDRFEHVVFDGGHEFDDRSAWAFVKKHL; encoded by the coding sequence ATGAAGTTGGCTCAGATACTCGTCGTGATCAATATTGCCATCCCATCACTGGCAAACGCACAATCAGAACCTGCAAAACCAAAATACTTTAACCAGAACGTTGCAGACTCGAATCCATTGCGCACAGAACAGGCACGAGAACTGGATGAATACATCCAAACGATTGCCGCAGACAGATCACGCTTCCACCAACTTTTTCAACCCGATTACTCAACCACGCAGGCATTCGAGAAATCGGCTGCACCACTCCGAAGCGCATTTTGTGAGAGTATTGGATATCCACCACCTGGCAAACGTCCTACCAAAGCCGCTACATTCCAGCAGATTGGTGAAGACTCTATTGGAACGTATTACAGAGCAATGTTCCCGATCCTGCCAGGAGTTCACTCCGAAGGCATTTACATTGTCCCAAAGTCAGCCAAAGGGAAAACTCCACTTATCATCTCAATGCACGGTGGCGGAGGGTCTCCCGAAGTAGCGTTGTTCAACGGGGGAGCGAATTACAACGATATGGTCCGTGGGGCTGTCAAGCATGGCTATCTAGTTTACGCACCACAGCATCTGTTTCGAGCCGATGGTTATCCCAAAGAGATTCGCAGACAGATTGACGACCGCATGCGTCTCGTTGGAACGAGTATCACAGCAGTGGAAATCGCGAAGATCACATATGCCTTAGATGAACTGATTCAACGCCCGGAAGTCGACTCAAACCGAATCGGAATGGTCGGCCTCTCGTATGGCGGATATTATGCGCAGGTAACTCCCGCAATCGATACGCGCATCAAAGTCTCTGTATCGAGCTGTTACTTTGGAGTACAGGAAGGCCGGTATGTACAGAATGAATTGTCTGTTCCGACAGACTTCCGGTTCATGAATCGTATGACACTGTTTAACGATGCAGATCTCGTTGCACTCATCTGTCCTCGTGCGCATCAAATTCAAGCAGGTTCTAAGGACAAAGCTTCGCATCGGGAAATGGGGAAATCGATAGAACCACGGTCTGCAGCATATTATAAAAAACTTAAACTGCAAGATCGATTCGAACATGTCGTGTTTGATGGCGGACATGAATTCGATGATAGATCGGCTTGGGCGTTTGTCAAAAAACATCTGTAA
- a CDS encoding serine hydrolase domain-containing protein encodes MKMHFKLKQLVWISIALFGFGLDQNQAEDLPVVSPIEVGMSADKLTKVGTIVNELIAKKRLAGASVMVARNGQVCFFETYGKMDVERDKEMQKDTIFRIYSMSKAITTAAVMQLIEQRKISPDDPIGKYIPELKAMTVFTEEGIRPAKNPITVAQLMTHTAGLVYGAAGEYGKLVKKEDAINRDNTLQEMTQKMGQTPLMYEPGTDWVYGTSIDVLGRLIEVVSRQPFDKYLQDNIFTPLDMSDTGFFVPKEKRARFSANYKPGGELIDDPATSRYLKKPNLLSGGGGLVGTISDYMKFLIALRNGGQLNGKRILKPETVKLMTQNHVPKEVGWIKFGKSVRDGVGFGYGFSVCVEPSQFDSARKVDDYGWGGAASTHYWSSPKDDLIVVTMEQTMPFSFLLETALKPVISAAVEK; translated from the coding sequence ATGAAAATGCATTTCAAACTGAAACAGCTGGTCTGGATATCAATTGCCCTTTTCGGTTTCGGGCTCGATCAAAATCAGGCTGAAGATTTACCTGTCGTTAGTCCCATTGAAGTAGGCATGTCAGCCGACAAGCTTACGAAAGTTGGAACTATTGTCAATGAACTCATCGCCAAGAAACGCCTGGCGGGGGCATCCGTGATGGTAGCACGAAATGGACAGGTTTGTTTCTTTGAAACGTACGGTAAGATGGATGTCGAACGTGATAAAGAGATGCAAAAAGATACCATCTTCCGCATCTATTCGATGTCGAAAGCGATCACAACTGCTGCCGTGATGCAATTAATAGAGCAAAGAAAAATCTCGCCAGATGATCCCATTGGCAAGTACATTCCTGAACTAAAAGCAATGACCGTTTTCACAGAGGAAGGAATCAGGCCAGCGAAAAACCCGATCACTGTCGCACAGCTGATGACGCACACAGCGGGTCTGGTCTATGGGGCAGCTGGTGAATATGGCAAGCTTGTCAAAAAAGAAGATGCCATTAATCGAGACAATACGCTGCAGGAGATGACTCAAAAAATGGGACAAACCCCCTTAATGTACGAACCCGGAACAGATTGGGTGTATGGAACGTCGATTGATGTTCTGGGTCGACTTATCGAAGTTGTGTCCAGACAACCATTCGATAAATACCTGCAGGATAATATTTTTACACCTTTGGATATGAGCGATACAGGGTTCTTCGTTCCGAAAGAAAAGCGAGCTCGGTTTTCCGCAAACTACAAGCCGGGTGGCGAATTAATCGATGATCCAGCGACCAGTCGCTATCTGAAAAAACCGAATCTGCTTTCCGGTGGCGGTGGTCTGGTTGGTACGATTTCCGACTATATGAAATTTCTCATTGCACTGCGTAATGGAGGTCAATTAAATGGAAAACGAATCTTAAAACCCGAAACGGTTAAGCTTATGACTCAAAATCATGTTCCCAAAGAGGTCGGCTGGATTAAATTCGGAAAGTCAGTCCGCGATGGTGTTGGTTTTGGCTATGGGTTTTCGGTTTGTGTTGAGCCAAGTCAGTTTGATTCTGCTCGCAAAGTCGATGATTATGGTTGGGGAGGTGCTGCCAGTACGCACTATTGGTCATCTCCCAAAGACGATCTAATCGTCGTGACGATGGAACAAACGATGCCTTTTTCATTCCTGCTCGAAACGGCTTTGAAACCAGTGATTTCGGCAGCGGTTGAAAAATAA
- a CDS encoding DUF1501 domain-containing protein, whose protein sequence is MSHPLSDLQFLENRRQFFGRSSTGIGVVALGSLLNRDLFSKETPTNQMRVGGLPGVPHFASKAKRVIYLLQSGAPSQVDLFDYKPSLDQLHMSDLPDSVRKGQRLTGMTAGQKKFPVIKSPWKFQQHGDSGTWLSELLPHMQGVVDDICVVKSMHTEAINHDPAITFFQSGHQQPGRPSIGAWLSYGLGSETENLPSFVVLLSKNSFHQAQPLYDRLWGSGFLSSKFQGVKFRSQGDPVLYLNDPAGGSDANRRMMLDRLSKLNQLREQEIGDPEITSRIAQYEMAYRMQTSVPELADISNESANTLKLYGDDVKEPGSHAANCLLARRLAERGVRFIQIFHRGWDHHSNVQKHLPTLTKQTDQGSAALIADLKQRGMLDETLVIWGGEFGRTVYSQGNPKSFGRDHHPRCFSIWMAGGGIKPGISYGQTDDYCYNITENPVHVHDFHATVLHCLGINHERLTHRFQGRDYRLTDVHGTVVKDILQ, encoded by the coding sequence ATGTCTCATCCGCTTTCAGATTTACAATTTCTCGAAAACCGGCGGCAGTTCTTCGGCCGTTCAAGCACCGGCATTGGTGTTGTGGCGCTGGGATCATTACTGAATCGTGATTTATTTTCGAAAGAGACACCCACCAATCAAATGCGCGTAGGTGGATTACCGGGAGTTCCTCATTTTGCCTCCAAAGCCAAACGTGTGATCTATTTGCTGCAGTCAGGTGCTCCTTCTCAAGTTGACTTGTTTGATTACAAGCCATCGCTCGATCAACTTCACATGAGCGACTTACCAGATAGTGTGCGTAAGGGACAAAGGCTGACGGGAATGACAGCGGGGCAGAAGAAATTCCCTGTTATCAAATCACCCTGGAAATTCCAGCAACATGGAGACTCAGGAACGTGGTTGAGCGAACTATTGCCACATATGCAGGGGGTGGTCGATGATATTTGTGTTGTGAAATCAATGCATACAGAAGCGATTAATCATGACCCTGCGATTACTTTTTTTCAGTCGGGACATCAACAACCCGGTCGTCCGAGTATCGGTGCCTGGCTCAGTTATGGATTGGGTAGTGAAACTGAAAACCTACCATCATTTGTCGTGTTACTGAGTAAGAATTCTTTTCATCAGGCGCAGCCGTTATATGACCGATTATGGGGCAGTGGATTCCTATCATCGAAATTCCAAGGGGTGAAATTCCGTAGTCAGGGAGACCCGGTTTTATATCTAAACGATCCTGCCGGCGGAAGTGATGCGAATCGACGCATGATGCTTGACCGTCTTTCCAAGCTGAATCAATTACGAGAACAAGAGATCGGAGATCCGGAAATTACTTCTCGGATTGCCCAATATGAGATGGCATACCGCATGCAAACATCGGTACCAGAGTTGGCTGATATTTCTAATGAGTCAGCCAATACTCTGAAACTGTATGGAGACGATGTCAAGGAGCCTGGATCACATGCGGCAAACTGTCTGCTGGCCCGGAGGTTGGCAGAACGTGGTGTGCGATTCATTCAGATATTTCATCGTGGTTGGGATCATCATAGCAATGTACAGAAACATTTACCGACGCTGACCAAACAGACGGATCAAGGCTCTGCAGCGCTCATTGCTGATCTAAAACAGCGCGGCATGCTCGACGAAACACTTGTCATTTGGGGGGGAGAGTTCGGTCGCACTGTTTATTCGCAAGGTAATCCTAAGTCGTTTGGTCGCGATCATCACCCACGTTGTTTTTCGATTTGGATGGCCGGCGGTGGTATTAAGCCGGGAATTAGCTACGGACAAACTGATGACTACTGTTATAATATCACAGAGAATCCCGTACATGTACACGACTTTCACGCCACAGTTCTACATTGCCTCGGCATCAATCATGAGCGCCTGACACATCGTTTTCAAGGCCGTGATTACCGTCTCACTGACGTGCATGGAACCGTAGTAAAAGATATTCTGCAGTGA
- a CDS encoding PSD1 and planctomycete cytochrome C domain-containing protein: MTKLFLIASLATFITSVAAAEEKIEFNRDVLPILSNHCFICHGPDSATREAGLRLDQRESATGKAESGKRAIAPGNVEVSELIHRITTEDENEQMPPADGPKRLNAAQIAILKAWIAQGAEYQLHWAFVAPKQPERPKPLNTAWPKNEIDLFVCMEMERAGLKPAREASRETLIRRVAFDLTGLPPTLKEIDTLLADKSSKAYEKMVDRYLNSPAYGEHMAKHWLDLARYADSNGYQYDTEREQWVWRDWVINAYNKNKPFDEFTVEQLAGDLLPNATGQQRLATGFNRNHGITIEGGIIDEEYRTEYVMDRLVTTGEVWLALTIGCARCHEHKYDPISQKEFYQLYAFFNQVPERGMRGFAPKERIPSPLANSIQQEIETKLARLKAELRKPIDLDKQLDIWSQDISRQSVRGWTVVEPLTMKSSGGTTLTKLVDHSILANGANPQKDVYELTAQTDATGMTAVRLEALTHKSLPGGGPGRHSNSNFVLSEFELTAISIADPSQRQEVKFHHAIADYSQANYEIAKAIDGSVAGNNGWAVDGPTRKLPATGMFIASTPFGYKGGTELRFRLRHEAGFATHGIGRSRFSITGDSDKTLELHGIPAKIRQIAAKKRNQRSSNEQKQIREYFLTHHSPKQKLEQRITDLEKQKVAAFPETMIMQDLAQPRTTYLLGRGQYNEPRDQVAPNVPAIFPAMPTTAAKNRLGFAEWLVDPNHPLTARVAVNRYWQRIFGMGLVKTSEDFGVQGELPSHPELLDWLALEFIRSGWDIKHMQRLIVNSATYRQTSHVGAAAYAQDPENRLLARGPRMRLDAEQIRDATLAIGGLLVQRLGGKSVYPYQPKGLWLELNNRPNYSREYARGSGEDLYRRSLYTFWKRTVPSPMLKTLDAPEREFCTIRRSRTNTPLQALLLMNGPQFVEAARKLAERMLTEGGSHIDGHIKYGFRLVTARNPSKAELAVFRESYDTDLKNYTNDQAAAIRLLQVGDSSFDTKLNTAKLAACTSLARLFLNLDEAITKE; the protein is encoded by the coding sequence ATGACAAAGCTATTTCTGATTGCCTCGCTGGCTACTTTCATCACATCTGTTGCTGCAGCAGAAGAAAAAATCGAATTCAATCGTGATGTCTTGCCGATTCTTTCCAATCATTGTTTTATTTGTCATGGACCAGATTCAGCGACTCGTGAAGCTGGCTTGCGGTTAGATCAACGAGAATCTGCTACAGGAAAGGCAGAGTCTGGCAAAAGAGCAATTGCACCCGGCAATGTCGAAGTCAGTGAACTCATCCACCGCATCACGACCGAAGATGAGAACGAGCAGATGCCACCCGCTGACGGACCTAAACGGCTCAATGCAGCTCAGATTGCGATACTGAAAGCATGGATTGCGCAAGGCGCTGAGTATCAACTGCATTGGGCGTTCGTAGCACCGAAACAACCGGAGAGACCCAAGCCACTGAATACCGCTTGGCCAAAGAATGAGATTGATCTCTTTGTATGTATGGAAATGGAACGTGCCGGACTGAAACCTGCTCGTGAAGCGAGTCGTGAGACGTTGATTCGACGTGTTGCCTTTGATTTAACGGGACTGCCTCCCACACTTAAAGAAATTGATACCTTACTTGCTGATAAATCTTCCAAAGCATATGAGAAGATGGTTGATCGCTATCTCAATTCACCCGCTTATGGCGAACACATGGCAAAACACTGGCTCGATTTAGCTCGTTATGCAGACAGCAACGGTTATCAATATGATACAGAACGAGAACAATGGGTCTGGCGTGACTGGGTCATTAATGCCTATAACAAAAATAAACCATTCGATGAATTTACAGTCGAGCAACTTGCCGGTGATTTATTACCAAATGCGACTGGTCAGCAAAGGTTGGCGACCGGCTTTAATCGAAATCATGGAATTACTATCGAAGGGGGGATCATTGATGAAGAGTATCGTACTGAGTATGTGATGGACCGACTGGTCACCACGGGGGAAGTGTGGTTGGCACTCACAATTGGTTGTGCACGTTGTCACGAACATAAATACGATCCGATTTCGCAAAAAGAATTCTATCAGCTTTACGCTTTTTTCAATCAGGTCCCAGAACGAGGCATGCGCGGGTTTGCTCCTAAAGAGCGTATTCCTTCGCCACTGGCTAATTCAATACAGCAAGAAATAGAAACGAAGTTAGCGCGTCTCAAGGCAGAGTTAAGGAAGCCAATTGATCTCGACAAGCAATTGGATATATGGTCGCAAGACATCTCCAGGCAGTCTGTTCGCGGTTGGACTGTCGTAGAACCTTTGACAATGAAATCATCTGGCGGAACAACGCTCACAAAACTTGTCGATCATTCGATTCTCGCCAACGGAGCGAATCCACAAAAAGATGTCTATGAATTGACAGCCCAAACTGATGCAACTGGTATGACTGCCGTCAGGTTGGAAGCACTGACACATAAGTCACTCCCTGGCGGAGGCCCAGGACGGCACAGCAACTCTAATTTTGTCTTAAGTGAATTCGAATTGACAGCGATTTCCATAGCGGATCCGTCGCAACGGCAAGAAGTGAAGTTCCATCACGCCATTGCCGATTATTCACAAGCAAACTATGAAATTGCAAAAGCCATTGATGGTAGTGTAGCGGGCAACAATGGCTGGGCCGTGGATGGTCCGACTCGTAAACTACCAGCGACAGGAATGTTCATTGCCTCCACTCCTTTTGGCTATAAAGGTGGCACCGAACTACGATTCCGTCTTCGTCACGAGGCGGGTTTTGCAACACACGGTATCGGACGTTCTAGATTTTCCATTACTGGGGATTCCGATAAAACGCTAGAATTACATGGTATTCCAGCTAAGATTCGGCAAATTGCGGCTAAAAAACGAAATCAACGCAGTTCTAATGAACAAAAACAAATTCGCGAATATTTTCTGACCCATCACAGCCCGAAACAAAAGCTGGAGCAACGCATCACTGACTTGGAAAAACAAAAAGTGGCAGCGTTTCCTGAGACAATGATCATGCAGGATCTGGCCCAGCCGCGCACGACCTACCTTCTTGGTCGCGGGCAATATAATGAGCCACGGGATCAAGTCGCTCCCAATGTTCCCGCGATTTTCCCGGCAATGCCAACGACAGCAGCAAAGAATCGACTCGGATTTGCCGAATGGCTCGTCGATCCCAATCACCCGTTGACTGCTCGTGTTGCTGTGAATCGCTACTGGCAACGAATATTTGGTATGGGTTTAGTCAAAACGTCTGAAGATTTTGGAGTGCAAGGAGAATTACCCAGCCATCCGGAATTGCTGGATTGGTTGGCGTTGGAGTTTATACGCAGTGGTTGGGATATCAAACATATGCAACGATTGATCGTTAATTCTGCGACCTATCGACAGACCTCTCACGTCGGTGCGGCTGCTTATGCACAGGATCCGGAAAATCGATTGCTCGCCCGAGGACCGAGAATGCGGCTGGATGCCGAGCAGATTCGGGATGCCACGTTAGCGATTGGCGGTTTGCTTGTGCAACGCTTGGGTGGGAAAAGTGTCTACCCTTATCAGCCAAAAGGACTCTGGCTTGAATTGAACAACCGTCCTAATTATTCCAGGGAATACGCGCGGGGATCTGGAGAGGATCTCTATCGGCGGAGTCTGTATACATTCTGGAAGCGCACAGTGCCTTCACCGATGTTGAAAACACTTGATGCTCCTGAACGTGAGTTTTGTACGATCCGTCGGTCACGGACCAACACACCCTTGCAAGCGCTGTTGTTAATGAATGGTCCACAATTCGTCGAAGCTGCTCGAAAATTGGCAGAGCGGATGCTGACTGAAGGTGGTTCGCACATCGATGGACATATTAAGTACGGATTCAGACTGGTAACGGCTCGGAATCCCAGTAAGGCAGAACTTGCTGTATTCCGTGAATCATATGATACGGATTTGAAAAATTACACGAATGATCAGGCAGCAGCAATCAGACTGCTACAGGTTGGTGATTCATCTTTTGATACGAAATTGAATACCGCCAAGTTGGCTGCCTGCACGAGCCTCGCTCGTTTGTTCCTGAACCTGGACGAAGCAATTACCAAGGAATAA
- a CDS encoding exo-alpha-sialidase has translation MLVLNRLQMMLCCLSGIVLVLQCKTSCAGEDEKPLSYTISRQVLLQSKPNDHTWFHPRVAAIIEPDSNQLSTVLMTLQKLLPVSDYFSGMSWMLFSSGSNQWGKPITPPELGWKKGAGDVDIAVADVTPVWHPQLQKVIAVGTQVRYNQQGHQLDDQTRSHQTAYAIYDPETRDWTSWKVLQMPQDEKYNYACSACAQWLVEPDGTLLLPFYHGPNSKTPFSVTVVRCTFDGKEIQFKNEGNTLELDIARGLFEPSLIQFQNRYFLTLRNDLKSYVSTSKDGLHFKPIKAWTFDDGADLGSYNTQQHWVAHSDGLFLVYTRRGANNDHIVRHRAPLFMAQIDPEKLTVLQKTEKILVPEEGALLGNFGAAKINEKESWVTVGERRNFKKIPQDQWKPNSVYLVKIKWSKPNCEN, from the coding sequence ATGCTTGTATTAAATCGATTACAGATGATGCTTTGCTGTTTGAGTGGCATTGTCCTGGTTTTACAATGTAAGACCAGTTGCGCTGGGGAAGATGAGAAACCGCTCTCTTATACCATTTCGCGGCAGGTGTTGCTGCAATCGAAACCGAATGATCATACCTGGTTTCACCCACGTGTTGCTGCGATTATAGAACCAGATTCCAATCAACTGTCAACGGTATTGATGACTTTACAGAAACTGTTACCAGTGTCTGACTATTTTTCTGGAATGAGTTGGATGTTGTTCTCTTCGGGATCGAATCAATGGGGCAAACCGATTACGCCTCCTGAACTGGGTTGGAAGAAAGGAGCAGGGGATGTCGATATCGCTGTTGCCGATGTTACACCCGTTTGGCATCCTCAGCTTCAAAAGGTGATCGCCGTTGGCACACAAGTTCGGTATAACCAACAGGGGCATCAACTGGATGATCAAACGCGTTCACACCAAACCGCGTATGCCATTTATGACCCTGAAACCAGGGATTGGACTTCTTGGAAGGTTCTACAAATGCCTCAGGATGAAAAATATAATTATGCCTGCAGTGCGTGCGCCCAATGGCTAGTGGAGCCGGATGGAACGCTTCTACTTCCTTTCTATCACGGCCCAAACAGCAAAACTCCCTTCTCTGTTACAGTTGTGCGATGCACATTTGATGGAAAAGAGATTCAATTCAAGAATGAGGGAAATACTCTAGAACTTGATATCGCACGTGGTTTATTCGAACCTTCTTTGATTCAATTTCAAAACCGCTATTTTCTGACACTCAGAAACGATCTAAAAAGTTATGTCTCAACCAGCAAAGACGGTCTACATTTCAAACCAATCAAAGCCTGGACTTTTGATGATGGAGCAGATCTGGGAAGCTATAACACGCAACAGCACTGGGTCGCCCATAGTGACGGTTTGTTTCTTGTTTATACGCGGCGTGGTGCGAACAACGATCACATCGTCCGGCATCGTGCCCCGCTGTTTATGGCTCAGATTGACCCAGAGAAACTGACGGTACTTCAAAAGACTGAGAAGATACTCGTTCCGGAAGAAGGTGCTCTACTCGGTAATTTTGGAGCGGCCAAGATCAATGAAAAGGAATCCTGGGTCACGGTAGGAGAGCGCCGCAACTTTAAAAAGATTCCACAAGATCAGTGGAAGCCCAATTCGGTGTATCTCGTCAAAATCAAATGGTCTAAACCGAACTGTGAGAACTAG
- a CDS encoding hemerythrin domain-containing protein: MDPKSNPNEHIQLLLDEHEEILTHINELADWTEQLKEKGFPKFGELGTRVKSFRDLLAKHFKNEEQEGYFKPIFDESPGCCIMVPDFHKKHAESLCNIDNFIARLKESEHPFQSWDEALKQFDALLIDLRAHENQEIKMVQEAFKQSPS, encoded by the coding sequence ATGGACCCAAAATCGAATCCCAATGAACATATACAGTTATTGTTAGATGAGCATGAAGAAATCCTCACTCACATAAACGAACTGGCTGACTGGACAGAGCAACTGAAAGAAAAAGGGTTTCCTAAATTTGGTGAATTGGGAACACGGGTGAAATCTTTTCGTGATTTACTGGCAAAGCACTTTAAGAATGAAGAACAGGAAGGATACTTTAAACCCATTTTTGATGAGTCTCCCGGTTGTTGTATTATGGTACCAGACTTTCACAAGAAACATGCAGAAAGTTTGTGTAACATTGATAATTTCATTGCAAGACTAAAAGAATCAGAACACCCTTTCCAAAGCTGGGATGAAGCATTAAAACAATTTGATGCTTTGTTGATCGACCTGCGTGCACACGAAAACCAAGAAATTAAAATGGTTCAGGAAGCCTTTAAGCAATCACCCTCATAA